DNA from Marinagarivorans cellulosilyticus:
AACCCGTGGACTCAGCAAGACGCTATTGTAATAACCTACAGCGACAGCATTAAAACCGAAGGCGAAGCTCCCCTAAAAACCCTCCGACAGTTCCTGCGCGCCAACCTTACAGGCTTTGTCAACGGCGTGCACATCCTGCCCTTTTTCCCTTGGAGCTCAGATGATGGTTTTGCCGTAATAGACTATTTGCAGGTGAACGAAGGCCACGGAACATGGAATGATATTTCAGCCATTGCGGGTGACTTCAACCTGATGACAGACCTTGTCATTAACCATTGTTCATCTCGAAGCCGCTGGTTCGACAACTTCAAAAAAGGCATTGAGCCGGGCGCTAGCTACTTTGTTGAAGGCGACCCCAGCCACGACCTAAGCCACATTACACGCCCCCGAACTTCACCGCTATTGCGCCCTACCGAAACGGCCACCGGTGAGAAAAACGTTTGGTGCACCTTTAGCCATGATCAAGTGGATCTCAACTTTGCCAACCCGCTTGTGCTACTGGAATTTGTCAAAATCATTCGCTTTTACCTCGATCGAGGCGCTAAGATTTTCCGTCTAGATGCGGTAGCATTTTTATGGAAAGACATCTCAACCAGCTGTATTAACTTGCCAGAAACACACGAAGTCATCCGCCTGATACGCACACTGGTCGAACACTGCAACACTGAAGCTATCATCATTACCGAAACCAATATTCCCAACCGCGAGAATATCTCCTATTTTGGCAACGCCAACGAAGCCCATATGGTTTACAACTTTTCGCTGCCGCCGCTGCTGTTGCATACCTTAGTCAGTGGCGATGCAAAGGCCTTAAAGGGCTGGCTAATGTCGATGCCGCCGGCGCAAGCGGGCACCGCCTACCTTAACTTTATTGCCAGTCACGACGGTATTGGCTTGCGGCCAGCCGAAGGGTTACTCAGTAGTGAGGAAACTCACTCGCTCGCAGAGTTGATGGAGCGCAATGGAGGGAAGATATCGTGGCGTTCCGTTGATGCCAACACCATGAAACCCTACGAGCTGAATATCGCTCTTTGGGATGCCTTTAAAAGCACATTTACCCATGCCGACGACGGCCATCAATTAGCACGGTTTATTAGCGCGCACACCATTATGCTAGCCATCGAGGGTGTGCCAGCCATATATGTTCACAGTTTATTTGGCACCAGCAACGATTATCAGCGCGCCGAAAATACCGGCCACAATCGCGCCATCAATCGCCACCAATGGGACTTAAGTGCGCTTCAAGATGCACTAGAGGATTCTGACAGTCACCACGCTCAAGTATTTGCAGAATTAAAGAATCTATTAACTATCCGTAAAGGTCAGCCGGCATTCCACCCTAATGCGACTCAATTTACCTTGCACCTAGGGGATCACATCTTTGCCTTTTGGCGTCAATGCGCCAACCGACAACAAAGCATTTTCTGCATAAACAATATCAGCGATCAAGCGCAAAGCATTTCGCTTAGCGACATCAACCTAATAGAACTCGATGCATGGTGGGATTTACTCACATCGACGCAACTCACGCGTGACCAAAAAACCCTAGAGCTATCGCCATATCAAAGCGTTTGGCTCAGCAACCAAAACTACCACCAAATTGCACCAAGCGGCGAGACCTAAATAGCTCGCAAATTAGCCCTTAGCGCGTGGCTGCTGTTCGGCACGCGCAGCATCCTCTTTAATATGCTTTGCCACATAACGTACCGCGTAGCCCATACCTACCAGCACGGCAGCAACCACAACCAAGCTTAACCCAATCACAAAATCCATCGGCATAATACGCCCTCGCTTTATTGCCATTTCCCATACGGGGTATTGCGCGCACCTCAAGAAGTACGCCCAATAACAGCATAAAAGGCCAGCAAAACCAGTTTTTGACGCCGATCAATTTTCCTTTAAGCGGCGGTGCTCAAGCACAGGCATTTTTAGCCTCAGTGCCTTTTGTGCCTGCATATCGATACGGGCATGCACAACCCCCTCACCTAAATCTTGCTGCATAGTTTGAACCGCCCCCCACGCATCAATTACACAACTATGGCCAAAGGTTTTACGGTTTGCGCTATGCTGTCCGCCCTGATTGGCCGCAATAACTGCACATTGATTCTCTATGGCCCTTGCCCTAAGTAAAACAGACCAATGGGCAAGCCCGGTTTGATAGGTAAATGCGGATGGCACAGCAATGAAATCTACGCCCGCTTGCTGTAACAACCTGAAGTACTCGGGGAATCGCAAGTCATAACACACGCCAACCCCCAGCCTGCCCCACGGTGTATCCACCACACCGAGATGCTTGCCGGCAGCAATGGTGTTCGACTCGCAATATTGCCCCACACCATCATCCACCCCAGCATCGAATAAATGGACTTTATCGTATCGGCCAGCCAAAACACCATTTGGGTTAAAGGTGTGCACCGCCGCATAAGCCTTGGGCGAACAAGCGGGCTCAGATGTCTCATCAAATAATTTTAGGCCATGCATGATGGGATTAATGCGCGCAACGGTGCCGCCCACAAGCCATAGCTTATGGCGAAGCGCTTGCTCGGCTAGAAAGTGTTGAATCACGGAGCTTTGCTCCTCTTTTTCGGCGATTACGCGGGTATCTTCGCCACACATTAATGCAAAGCTTTCTGGCAAAACCACTAACTCCGCACCGCCTTTCGCAGCGCGAGCAATCAGTTTTTCAGCGCGCACTAAATTGTCGTCAGGGATGGAAGTGCTCACCATTTGGATGGCGGCAACATTCAGGAAATCGCTGGGTGGGGTCACGTAACTAAAGCCCTTATTTGGTTAAAATAGCTGGGCCGTATTACAACTTAATGCACGTTAGCAATCCACAAAATTTCAAGATTAGGGTGAATACGCGGCATAGTTACACGCTCTAAGCGCTCAAGACCGCGACTTAGCTTATAAGCTTCGTCCGTTTCGCAGGGTGTCGTCAGAAAGTACTCAATTTGATTTCGCAGCTTACCAATATGGTAAACCACCTCTTGCATCATCAGGAACACATCTTCTATTTCGCGATAGGCATGCGCTAAGCCTTCGGCTTCAACTTGGTCTAACCAGCGCATGTAAGCGACATTAATAATGCCCGATTGCGTAATAGAAATATTGATATGAATAATGGTGTTTTGCAGCGCAAAGACTCGCTGATCGCCATGGCGAAACCCCACCTCCTTTGATAGTTGATCCATAATATCGACACAGCTGGTGATGTAGCCATTGCGGTCACGGACAGCTTGTATCAAAAAGGGTATCAAGACATTTGGCACCGCCCGCACTTTGGGAGCCGGCATTTCCTTTAGCCATTCAATGAGCTTCTTACCAAGTACCCCAAAGCGGCTGTGCCCGTTCATTTGAATCATCGGGATCAAATCCCGCAATGGGCGCTCTCCAGGTTTTATCCGCTTATTGTAAATTGCGTTAATAGCATCTAAAAAATTCAAACATTGACCAAAGCGGCCAATTGTATTGCCCACTTTACCTAGCGGGTAACCCGTGCCATCAAGGTTCTCATGGTGCTCGGCAATAGCCTTTAGGATATCTTCCGGCACCTTAGACACCATTTTCATCACTTCAAAGCCAGCAATGGTATGAAGCTGCAACACCTTCAGCTGCTTGTAGTTGAATCTTTTTCGACTTTTAACGTACTCGACAGGCACATGCAGCAAACCCACATCGTGCACCAAGGCCAATAAAAATATATGGAAAACATCACTCGATGATCGATTAAACTTTTGCATCAACATGACCCCAAGCCAAGCGCAAAACAAGGCTTGCTCGTAGACAAGGGGCAGCTGGATCTTTAGCACTGTTAGTTGCAGCACAACGGGCTTTAGCTCTTCAATTCGGTGCGTTAATGGCTTAAAGTCATCAAATACTATGTGACGCTCAGATAGCTCTAGCAACGCCTGATCCTGCTCAACAAACTGAGTGATATCTGCAAGCAGCTGCTGTGCACTTAGCGGTTGGGCAACCCCAATTATGGCCAGATAATTGGGCAGCTCTTTTGGGGTGTTTAAACAACTAGCCACCTGCTGGTCAAACGCTTGGCCAGCACTAGCAAGCAGCTCCCCATCGGCTGCAACAAGGTTAGCGGTGAAAACGACCGGCATTTGGCGATTCACCTGTACAAGGTGTTCAGCAAAGTGTTTTAAGTTGTTGGACGCGCTAAACGTTGAGGTCATTGATGGCCTTAATGTGATAAATCAATACTGAATAATTTTAGTATAGACATCGATCGCGGTGTGGCACGGATCATTCGCATGCCGCCCATCACAACAAAGCGTTTTTTCTACACTGCAACTTTCCACGCCATTAAGACGTATACACTGCACGGGACAAAAACATTAAGACAACGGCATGAACAAAGAAGATAAAGAAAGTGAGATGCGAGCGCTCATTGCGCTGACAGCACTGGGCGACAGGCAAGCGTTTTATAAGCTGTACAGCATGACTAACGCCTACCTCAATGGCGTTGCTTTGGCGATGGTCAGGAATCAAGATGCCAGCAACGATATTTTGCAAGATGCATTCGTACAAATTTGGCATAACGCATCCAGCTATCAACCCGAGCGCTCAAAGCCCCTCACGTGGCTAACAAGCATTATTCGCTACCGCGCACTAGACCGCATCGCTAAAGACAAACGCTACCAACAAACCTTTATTCAAGACGAGGATGCCGAACCTCACTGCGATAACGGCCCTTGGAGAAATCTGCTCAAAAACGAAAACGCAAAACAACTGGCCTTATGTATCAACGGCCTTAGCGAAACCCAAGCGGCAAGTGTAAAGCTGGCTTATTTAAAAGGCTTTAGTCGCGAAGAGATCGCAACGCAACTCAAAACGAAAGTTAACACCGTAAAATCATGGCTTCACCGCGCACAGGAGAACCTCCGAAAATGCCTAATGCAATATTAAACGCCTACAATAAATGGGCGTTTTTGTACGTGACAGGTAGTTTGCGAGGCATCAAGCGCACACTGTTTGAGGCCATCATGAAGACCAATACCAACCTTGAACACGAGGTACTATTTTGGCAGGAACAACTCATATCACTAAACACCGAAAGCCTTGACACACCCGCCAAACCCGAAACTTGGCAAGCCATTAACAAACGGCTTGGCGCACAACCCAAATATCGCTCTCAATGGTTAACCCCCGCAATTGCAGGCGCCTCTTTCGCGAGCTTCTGCATCATTACGCTTGTGCTGTTGCTTTCTCCACCTTCGTCGCCACCACCAGATTATCTCGCCATTTTGGCTGATGCTAAGGGCTCGCCAGTCATTACTGCGGCAAGCTTTGAAGGTCAAAAACGATTAACACTGCAATGGTCCGCCAAACAACCACAGCGCGCTATGCAATTGTGGGCAAAATCGAAAAGGGACGGTCAATACCGATCCATTGCCGTACTCGAAACACCAACCCAAGCCCTGGAGCTTAGTATTGCCCAATGGCGCTTGATTACAGATGCACACAGTTTGTTGTTATCCGCCGAGGAGGAAGGCGGCTCCGCTATTGATGAACCCAGCGATCACGTTATTGCTTCAGGGCCGTGCATACGCATGGAGGAAGCTCACATTGACACCTAACCAGTTTATCCCGCTGATAACGCTGATTGTATTGCCTTTCTTCAGTGCTCCGGCCTATGCCAACCCCGATGACGCCTTTGCCACTGCACTGCAATACATTAGCGATGCGAACTTACGCAAGTGCCTACAAAAAGCGCAAGCACAGCACCACTGGAAAACGACTAAAGAAGTCACCCAAATAAAGTGCCACAGCAAAAAGATTTCGAGCATTCAGGGCTTAGAGCAATTTGTGGAAGTGACAGAATTATCTTTATTCAACAATAATATTGAACACTTACAGCTGCCGCCACTTACCAAACTTCGCAAACTCAATATTGCAAAGAATCCGCTGACCAAATTGCAGTTATCACACCCCGCGCTGGAGGAGCTATTTGTATTCAGCGCAAACCTGCAATTCCTGCACCTCAATCTTCCGGCGGCAACCACAATAAGAGCCAACAACAACCGCATAGAGGAATTCAGCTACCAACGACTCAGCCAACTTAACAAACTGTATCTATTCAATAACGAGCTACCGACTATGGACATTACTCGGCTGCCTGCGCTTGCGTTCTTAGATGTGCGGCAAAACCCGATGCCCGACGAGCTATACGATAGGATGGATCAACTCACTCATGTTACGACTTTTCACGACGGCAACGCAGAAGATTGGCAATAACAGCTAGCGCTATTGCAACCATAAAAATCCTTCGCTAAGGTGCGTCGCTGCATGTTCCCCAACAACCGTCGCAAAAGGAAGTAATTACCATGGCTGAGCACAGCCGCCTGATCGCACAGCCGTTAACCCTTAAGGCTTTTTTGTATGTAATGGCACTGTGGGCCTACCTCCCCTTCAGCCCTCACACTTATGCTCAACCCGCTCAACCTAAAGCTAAAGCCGGCGCCACAACACAACCGCTTGCCCTGAGCTTAAGGGGGCGGCTAGCCCAAATGGAACAGCTCAACGCTGGGCAAGCAGCCTCTTACCGGCTTCGATTAAGTTGGCAGCAGCCATTAAGCAAAACACTTGAAGGTAAAGTCGCCTTCGACCACATTGCTACCGGTTGGCAGGATAAGCACAGCGACGGCGTACGTTTTAATGCCATGCCGACAATACCTGACGCGCCTAGCACCCAAGTGAACGAGGCCTGGGTAAAAGGCCATTGGCAAGCTCTCGAGCTAAAAATCGGTAAACAGCGTGTTCATTTTGAAAACCAACGCCATTTAGGCGGCAACGGATTTTGGCAAAACGAGCAAACCTTTGATGCCGCCCAGCTTAATTATGCTGTCGGCATGTCTAGTGCGCTGCAGCTTAATTACCTATCAAAGGCGCACCGCATCACAGGCCCCAAAGCGAGCACACGGTTACAACCTTCGGATAATAACTTTTCTGACTTAAACGGGATACGACCAGCAAATTTACGCGGAGAACACGACTTAAAAACATTTGCTGCCGCTTTGAAAACGACAATATTGGATTTCAATAAGCTCGGTATTTACTACATCGACAATAACAACCTCAGTGTTCCCGCGCTTAACTACCGTAGTCTTGGCGCCAATTACCAATGGCGGTACGCCTTTGGCGCGGCGAAAGCGTTTATCGAAGCCGACCTTAGCGTTCAACAGCGTAGCCAAGTTAGCCATATCCCGTACACACGGTTTAAAGGTGCGGTCAATACTCACCGATGGCTATTCGCTATTGAACAAGAACAGCTCGGCAGCAAAGATAACACCCCTTACATCACCCCGATGGCATCTCTGCACGACTTCCAGGGCTTTGCCGACCAGTTCACGACAACGCCAGAACAAGGCGTAACCGACAATAGCCTTCAAGGCCAATACTCATACGGAAACTATAAAGTTGCCGTCTTTGCGCATCATTTTACGCGCTATAACAGTACGCATTTTCTTGGCAAAGCGCTGGACATCGACATTAAACTGCCCAACCTCAAACAAATCAAAACGCATTTTCGATACGCTTACTTTTGGGCACCTGCGACTAAAGTAGATACTCAGCGCATATTTTTGACAGCGTCAATAACGCTTTAACATGAGTCTAAACAGTAAACCTAAAGCCGCAGCTAAACCATGGTAGCTATTCAGCCGTGCTCAAATAGGTCGACAAACTGATCATTTTCTAGGCCACTCAAGCCATCCCTGGTCGCTACGCAAGCGTTCCAGACGCTTGAACCTAAAAACCGCAGTTGAACCATCAAAGTCTACGCGTTCCGCTGGCGCACCTCGCGCGCGATAAAAATGATTCATTACCAATAAGGTGACAGATAACCGCTCCCGCGTGATCTGCATTTCCCCCGTCCATGGCAATGTCCTTAACTTAAGGCAAGTTAAGCGGTAGGCGGTAGGCGGTGATTTTTCAGGACCGTCACGCGCTGGGAGCGCGTGCGGAGCGTCCATGGAGTGGCTTGAGCGAGTCCAGAAAAATTGTCGGCTGCCGCTAAGTTAATGACATTGCCGTCCATGGGGGTTACTACACATTTTTACTACACACCATGCACACCAAGGGAATACGCATATTTTGACTCTCAACTACGGTTTCTAGGGTTAAACTTGTCTACTCGCGCTCGGATTTCCGCCTATTTGCTGTAATCTGCGTTGTTTTCACGCTAAAAGCTTGGCTATCGGGCCAAGTTCAGGCAGAATTGCGCGCTTCAATAAAACCGCCTCCTGCGGTTGAGGTAGCGGCGCTGTCTGATAGCGCCAATTAGCGACTAAATGAGGACTTCGCCGAATGGCAAAAGAAGACAATTTTGAATTAGAAGGCGAAGTGGTTGATACCCTTCCCAATACAATGTTCCGGGTAAAACTTGAAAACGGGCACGTTGTAACCGCTCACATTTCAGGCAAGATGCGCAAAAACTACATCCGCATCTTAACTGGCGACAAGGTCAAGGTTGAAATGACACCTTACGATCTCAGCAAAGGCCGCATCACATACCGCGCCCGCTAAAGTAGATTCATAAAAAAAGGGGTAGCCTACAAGGCTACCCCTTTTTTTATTTCTTCGGTAAAGCTCAGGCATCAAGCACCTTCAGTCTCCAAAACGATCTTGCCGTCTTTAACCGATGCCACCACATTTCCGCCTTTATCCGACAGCTTGCCGAACAACACCAACTCAGCCAATGGTTTCTTGATTTGGTCCTGAATAATACGCGCCATCGGTCTAGCGCCCATTTTTTCATCATAACCATGCTCAGCAAGCCACCTCCTTGCTTCCTCAGTCACATTCAGCGATACCTTCTTGTCGTCTAGCTGGCTTTGCAGCTCAACTAAGAATTTATCAACAACTGTCTCGATCACATCGAAGCTTAAGCCGCCGAACTGGATAATGGAGTCCAAGCGATTTCGAAATTCTGGCGAAAACCCTTTTTTGATGACTTCCATGGCATCCGTAGTGTGATCTTGCTGAGTAAAGCCAATAGACGCGCGGCTTGAAACTTCAGCGCCAGCATTGGTCGTCATAATCAAAATGACATTCCTAAAGTCTGCTGCACGACCATTATTATCCGTCAATTTCCCGTGATCCATCACTTGCAGCAGTAAATTAAAGACATCAGGATGCGCCTTTTCAATTTCATCCAGAAGCACAACACTGTGCGGATGCTTGGTTACTGCATCGGTTAGTAAGCCACCTTGATCAAAGCCAACATAACCCGGAGGCGCACCGATTAACCGCGATACCGTGTGGCGCTCCATATATTCAGACATATCAAAACGCAACAGCTCTACGCCTAAAGCGCTCGCTAACTGCTTACATAACTCGGTTTTACCAACACCCGTAGGGCCTGCAAACAAGAAAGAGCCTACCGGCTTATCGCCAGAAACCAAACCAGCTCTAGAAAGCTTAATGGCCGAGGAAACTGCATCAACAGCATCTGACTGGCCAAAAACAGTCATACGCAAGCTATCCTCAAGTTTCATTAGCAGGTCTTTATCGGAAGACGATACTGTTTTAGGTGGAATGCGTGCAATTTTGGCAACCACCTCTTCTACATCTTTTACGCCGATTTGCTTTTTACGCTTACTTGCCGTTTGGAGCTGCTGGAAAGCCCCTGCCTCATCAATAACATCAATGGCTTTATCGGGCATAAAGCGGTCGTTGATGTACTTACCGGCAAGCTCGGCCGCTGCACGTAAAGCGCCATCGGTGTACTTGAGCTTATGGTGCTCCTCAAAGCGGCTTTTAAGGCCCTTAAGGATTTTATAGGTATCATCAATCGAGGGCTCATCAACATCAATTTTTTGGAATCGACGTGATAGCGCACGGTCTTTATCAAAAATACCGCGATACTCTTGGAACGTCGTAGAACCGATACAACGTAAATCACCATTCGTTAACAGAGGTTTAAGCAGGTTGGAGGCGTCCATCACACCGCCGGACGCCGCGCCGGCACCAATAATCGTATGGATTTCATCAATAAACAAAACTGCATGGTCACGTTTTTTAAGCTCAGCGAGCAACGCTTTAAAACGCTTCTCAAAATCGCCACGGTACTTAGTACCCGCTAACAATGCACCTAAATCAAGTGAATACACCACGCTTTTGCTGAGGATTTCAGGCACTTGGTTATCGATGATTTTTTTGGCTAAACCTTCAGCGATAGCCGTTTTACCAACGCCGCTTTCACCAACAAGCAGAGGGTTATTCTTGCGCCGGCGCGCTAAGATTTGAACCACTCGCTCAACTTCTTCGTCGCGTCCGACGAGCGGGTCAATTCGCCCCGTCCGCGCTTCTTCATTTAGATTAGTGGCATAAGAGTCCAACGGGTCCGTTGCTGCTCCCTCACCAGCCGGTGAAATGGCATCTTCGTCGTTTTGCTCTTGAGCAGAATCACCGCCGTGATGGTCTGACTGCGCACCACCAGAAACCTTTGTAATGCCGTGCGTGATGTAATTAACCACATCAATGCGCGCAATGCTTTGCTGCTTAAGGTAATAAACAGCTTGGCTTTCTTGCTCACTAAAAATGGCTACCAATACATTGGCACCCGTCACTTCGTTTTTACCCGAAGACTGCACATGAAATACCGCGCGCTGCAATACGCGCTGAAAACCCAAAGTCGGTTGCGTTTCCCGCTGATCATCGGCCTCAGGAATTAGCGGCGTGGTTGAATCAACAAACTCAAGCAACTCCTGTCGCAAAATATTCAAATTGGCGCCACATGAGCGCAATACAGCTGCCGCCGACTCGTTATCGAGTAGCGCCAACAATAAATGTTCGACAGTCATAAACTCATGGCGTTTAGAGCGTGCGCCCTTAAAAGCCGTGTTTAATGTCATTTCCAGTTCTTTGCTCAACATAGTCGCTTTACCTTATGTTCTAAGGATCTCCATCCTCTACAACGTCTATTTCGCATAGCAGTGGATGATGATGCTCGCGCGCATACTTATTGACCATCATGGCCTTGGTTTCTGCAACATCTTTGGAATAAATTCCACAGGTTGCTCTACCCTCAGTATGCACGGTTAGCATCGTGCGCGTTGCTTTCTCAGCATCCATACCAAAAAAATGCTCGAGCACTTCCACTACAAAATCCATCGGTGTGTAATCGTCGTTCAACATTACGACCTTATACATTGGTGGACGTTTCAATTTTGGTTTTTCTATTTCAACCGCAACATCGCCGTCCTGACCGTCATGCTCTAAAGAAGCTTTAATCACACACGTTCTACCTAATGGTAGCTGAAGTCTTTCTAGATTACCCATGATCTATACACGTCACAAATGATGAAAACTAGCGTCAATATTACCGCAGATAGCGCAAACTTGTGCGCACACTAGAGAAATTAGCAACAAAAACTTGACAGCCCTGCTCGACTTGATTACAAATTGTTCAACTATTGCCCAGTCTCGGTTTTTCAAATAATTTTTTGTGATTGCCGAAGCCAGAATAATAAAAAAACGTTGCATTCAATCGTGAATACAATACATCACAAATAACCAAAAGGTATAAAAATGCCATCAGGTATAGTGAAGTGGTTTAATAACGCCAAGGGTTTTGGTTTCATTTTGTCGGATGAAAATAGTGAAGATATCTTTGCGCACTATTCCGCCATAGAAATGGACGGTTTTCGCACCCTTAAAGCAGGACAATCTGTGGTGTTTGATCTTCAACAAGGGGAAAAGGGGCTACATGCGGCCAACATACGTGCAGCAGATGAGGTTTCTGGGCGGTCCATAACGCCAACCAGCGCAGCACACAACGAAGATGCAGAAGCAATGGCTTATGCCGATGAGCATGAGCACGTTTAATTTGCACTAACTCGCCAGCCCGTTACAATGCGCACTGTTTTTAATGTGCGTAACCATGGCGACAGTTCTTCTACTTAACAAGCCCTTTCACACCCTCACTCAATTCACTGATACCGAGGGCCGTAAGACGCTATCCGACTATATCGATACCCGTCGCTATAAAGGGTATTACGCGGCTGGAAGGTTAGACTACGACTCAGAGGGCCTTGTCGTTTTAACATGCGACGGTAGCCTTCAGCACCAATTAGCCAATCCCAAGTTCAAACTCCCTAAAACCTACTGGGTCCAAGTAGAGGGTCAACCCTCAGCAGCTGCTGTAACAGCGCTGGCCAAAGGTTTAGTGTTAAAAGACGGCCCAACAAAGCCCTGTCTTGCTAAAGTAATCGAGCCACCCTCGCTTTGGCCTCGGACCCCCCCTATTCGCGAACGCGCTAACTCGCCCACCCATTGGCTGGCAATCACCCTAACCGAAGGAAAAAACCGACAAGTACGACGCATGACAGCCGCCGTTGGTCTACCCACGCTGCGCTTGGTGAGAGCCCAAATTGGCAATTGGAAGCTCGACCACTTACAGCCCGGCGATAGCCGAGAAGAACAAATTCACCTACCGAAGTCTACACAACCC
Protein-coding regions in this window:
- a CDS encoding pseudouridine synthase; the protein is MATVLLLNKPFHTLTQFTDTEGRKTLSDYIDTRRYKGYYAAGRLDYDSEGLVVLTCDGSLQHQLANPKFKLPKTYWVQVEGQPSAAAVTALAKGLVLKDGPTKPCLAKVIEPPSLWPRTPPIRERANSPTHWLAITLTEGKNRQVRRMTAAVGLPTLRLVRAQIGNWKLDHLQPGDSREEQIHLPKSTQPNKRRPRKGKGDAR